One Haloterrigena salifodinae DNA window includes the following coding sequences:
- a CDS encoding halocin C8-like domain-containing protein codes for MSIAELKYINDPNENIPKEATKINAIEGGEVSTYGGIPPASTDTIAVQSDAVTAQQFDLGCWGCKKCFELICQIGWGAGTAFICGVLSGSGYIAGGTCFTFTQIACKITAGKGCAGQYDYEELCADPRLDLC; via the coding sequence ATCTCCATAGCCGAACTGAAATACATCAACGATCCGAATGAAAATATCCCTAAAGAAGCAACGAAAATCAACGCGATAGAGGGCGGTGAGGTAAGCACATACGGTGGTATCCCGCCTGCATCCACTGATACAATCGCAGTTCAGAGCGATGCAGTTACAGCGCAACAATTTGATCTTGGCTGCTGGGGGTGTAAGAAATGCTTCGAACTCATCTGCCAGATTGGATGGGGGGCAGGCACTGCATTCATTTGTGGAGTTCTTTCAGGTTCAGGTTACATTGCTGGTGGAACCTGCTTTACCTTCACCCAAATCGCCTGTAAAATCACCGCTGGCAAAGGATGTGCTGGACAGTACGATTACGAAGAACTCTGTGCAGACCCCCGTCTAGACCTCTGCTAG
- a CDS encoding CapA family protein yields MSRHRRTFLATAGAVAFGGCAVPEGDLAVTDDRGSAADRDGGRGETTIGFAGDTMLGRELNRQYGRSNVDPATVWGDLRPRLESLDGVCCNLECCLSTRGEPAPGRTYHFRGDPEWAVPALSAGNVQFASLANNHAMDFGPVSLTDTIDALTEAGIDVAGAGETPAAARAPATFSVGDVDVAVVSFADRYAGYAATDGRPGIAHIAPDPSASETRRVVGDAIERAKATDPDLLVASVHFGPNWVERPSGRLVAFGHWLVDRGVDLVHGHSAHVVQGIEQYGDGVVLHDTGDFVDDFGVKDGLQNDRSYLFEATLEDGELREIQLVPIEIDDGVSRAGEDAAAWLRETMRARSAPFETTYERDGEGLVVPL; encoded by the coding sequence ATGAGCCGACACCGGCGAACGTTCCTCGCGACCGCCGGAGCGGTCGCATTCGGCGGCTGTGCCGTCCCCGAAGGCGATCTGGCCGTCACCGACGACCGCGGTTCCGCTGCCGATCGCGACGGCGGGCGCGGCGAAACGACGATCGGCTTCGCCGGCGATACGATGCTCGGGCGTGAGCTCAACCGGCAGTACGGGCGGTCCAACGTCGACCCGGCGACGGTCTGGGGCGATCTCCGGCCCCGGCTCGAGTCCCTCGACGGCGTCTGCTGTAACCTCGAGTGCTGTCTGTCGACGCGCGGCGAACCGGCCCCCGGTCGGACGTATCACTTTCGCGGCGATCCGGAGTGGGCGGTTCCCGCGCTGAGTGCGGGGAACGTTCAGTTCGCATCGCTGGCGAACAATCACGCGATGGATTTCGGACCGGTGTCACTGACCGACACGATAGACGCGCTCACCGAGGCGGGAATCGACGTCGCGGGTGCCGGCGAGACGCCGGCGGCGGCCCGCGCGCCGGCCACGTTTTCCGTCGGCGACGTCGACGTCGCCGTCGTCTCGTTCGCCGACCGATACGCGGGTTACGCTGCGACCGACGGCCGGCCGGGAATCGCCCACATCGCTCCGGATCCGTCGGCCTCCGAAACCCGGCGGGTCGTCGGCGACGCGATCGAGCGCGCGAAGGCGACCGATCCGGATCTCCTCGTCGCCTCCGTTCACTTCGGGCCGAACTGGGTCGAGCGTCCCAGCGGACGGCTCGTCGCGTTCGGTCACTGGCTCGTCGATCGGGGCGTCGACCTCGTTCACGGTCACAGCGCCCATGTCGTCCAGGGAATCGAACAATACGGCGACGGCGTCGTGCTCCACGACACCGGCGATTTCGTCGACGATTTCGGGGTCAAGGACGGCCTCCAGAACGACCGCAGCTACCTCTTCGAAGCGACGCTCGAGGACGGAGAGCTCCGGGAGATACAGCTCGTTCCGATCGAGATCGACGACGGCGTCTCTCGCGCCGGCGAGGACGCGGCGGCGTGGCTCAGAGAGACAATGCGCGCTCGATCCGCGCCGTTCGAGACGACGTACGAACGGGACGGAGAGGGGCTCGTGGTCCCGCTGTGA
- a CDS encoding L-lactate MFS transporter: MVRTEANRNRWLIALSAIAIHLSIGSIYAYSVYQNPLRDELGWAISDVSLAFTVAIVFLALSAAFLGGFVENHGPRTSGLIAAGTFGLGIIGAGVSVQLESYAAFVLTFGVISGIGIGLGYITPISTLVQWFPDRRGMATGMAVMGFGAGALVTGPVANYVMETASIPVTFYGLGVAYFLLMAAGASYLKKPPVDWVPDGIDESELDTANNEKGVSVNTDLAELTGSEALRTPRFYLVWLVMFINISAGIMLLSVASPMTQVIAQVDAATAASVVGLIGIFNGGGRIFWATASDYIGRTSTYGVFFGLQIAAFLLMPQITHLWLFAGLLFLIISAYGGGFACLPAYLGDLFGTKELSAIHGYTLTAWGAAGVAGPMLISEIVERTGSYVMAFYIITGALVVGLTAVGVLYYRIEDVRESSPRADPQAT; the protein is encoded by the coding sequence ATGGTCCGAACCGAAGCTAACAGAAACCGCTGGTTGATCGCGCTCTCGGCAATCGCGATCCACCTCTCCATCGGATCGATTTACGCGTACAGCGTCTATCAGAACCCGCTTCGCGACGAGCTAGGGTGGGCGATATCCGACGTCTCGCTGGCCTTTACCGTCGCGATCGTCTTCCTCGCGCTCTCGGCGGCATTCCTTGGGGGGTTCGTCGAAAACCACGGCCCGCGGACCTCGGGACTGATCGCCGCCGGAACGTTCGGCCTCGGAATCATCGGCGCCGGCGTGAGCGTCCAACTCGAGAGCTACGCCGCGTTCGTCCTGACGTTCGGCGTGATCAGCGGGATCGGCATCGGACTCGGATACATCACGCCGATTTCGACGCTCGTCCAGTGGTTCCCCGACCGCCGCGGGATGGCCACCGGGATGGCGGTGATGGGCTTCGGCGCCGGCGCGCTCGTGACCGGTCCGGTCGCGAACTACGTCATGGAGACCGCCAGCATCCCTGTCACCTTCTACGGACTCGGCGTGGCCTACTTCCTCCTGATGGCCGCCGGCGCGAGCTATCTGAAGAAGCCGCCGGTCGACTGGGTTCCGGACGGAATCGACGAAAGTGAACTCGACACTGCCAACAACGAGAAGGGCGTCTCCGTCAACACCGACCTCGCGGAACTCACCGGCAGCGAGGCCCTGCGGACGCCGCGGTTCTACCTCGTGTGGCTGGTCATGTTCATCAACATCTCGGCCGGGATCATGCTGCTGTCGGTCGCGTCGCCGATGACGCAGGTCATCGCGCAGGTTGACGCGGCGACCGCGGCCTCGGTCGTCGGCCTCATCGGCATCTTCAACGGCGGCGGCCGGATCTTCTGGGCGACCGCCTCCGACTACATCGGCCGGACGAGCACGTACGGCGTGTTCTTCGGCCTCCAGATCGCCGCGTTCCTGCTGATGCCCCAGATCACCCACCTCTGGCTGTTCGCGGGACTGCTGTTCCTCATCATCAGCGCGTACGGCGGCGGGTTCGCCTGTCTGCCGGCGTACCTGGGCGACCTGTTCGGGACGAAGGAACTCAGCGCCATCCACGGCTACACCCTGACGGCGTGGGGAGCCGCGGGCGTCGCAGGCCCGATGCTCATCTCCGAGATCGTCGAACGGACCGGTAGCTACGTCATGGCCTTCTACATCATCACCGGCGCGCTGGTCGTCGGGCTGACCGCCGTGGGCGTCCTGTACTACCGGATCGAGGACGTCCGAGAGTCATCCCCCAGAGCCGACCCGCAGGCGACCTGA
- a CDS encoding NADH-ubiquinone oxidoreductase-F iron-sulfur binding region domain-containing protein, whose amino-acid sequence MDERTESTDEAAIVRVAGGSESERRKQRALDELRSAAEETRVLETGPTGVRELEPLVLLTDGGQTAFYSAPVVGRLESLVETVERGELPTDDPVTVVDHEPAPASLPTPEDGPLAVGRRRVLGRCGWVDPTSVPDESAAELVGDDPDEALSRVRDVGLLGRGRGDWSVDDPVTEEWELARETAAEGSDEPDSEADDPVVVVNANESDDRNATDRTLLEAVPGEVLDGALAVAELVGADDVVVYCNENDDRARERVHEAARNAEERFAERLDRERGPEVVVGPDRFIAGEPTMALEAMEGNDRLEARLRPPSPAEHGLYGRPTVVHTPRTMAQARRAMLHPEEFDADDADPGTRLVTVTGDVDAAATVELPTGGNLADAREAVSLEGQFKMACVGGQFGGLTRSLSQSPSAPALAGAGLGTEGVVELLNEDNCVLATAGRRANFAMESNCGRCVTCREGSQELTNMLRDIYDGHYQDAKIRELTRVMGETSICHFGRTAIRPAVTGMREFEREVAAHTEGRCPSGECEGAMTQTAGHQTEGNR is encoded by the coding sequence ATGGATGAACGGACCGAGTCGACGGACGAAGCGGCCATCGTTCGCGTCGCCGGCGGGTCGGAGAGCGAACGACGAAAACAGCGCGCGCTGGACGAGCTTCGCTCGGCGGCCGAGGAAACCCGCGTCCTCGAGACCGGACCGACCGGCGTTCGGGAGCTAGAGCCGCTCGTTCTTCTCACCGACGGCGGTCAGACGGCCTTCTATTCCGCGCCGGTCGTCGGCCGGCTCGAATCGCTCGTCGAGACGGTAGAGCGCGGCGAACTCCCAACCGACGACCCCGTGACGGTCGTCGACCACGAGCCGGCGCCGGCGTCGCTTCCGACGCCCGAGGACGGGCCGCTCGCGGTGGGTCGGCGCCGCGTCCTCGGCCGCTGTGGCTGGGTCGATCCCACGTCGGTTCCCGACGAGTCGGCGGCCGAACTGGTCGGCGACGATCCCGACGAGGCGCTCTCGCGGGTCCGCGACGTGGGACTGCTCGGCCGCGGTCGCGGCGACTGGAGCGTCGACGATCCCGTTACCGAGGAGTGGGAGCTAGCCCGCGAGACGGCCGCGGAGGGGTCTGACGAGCCCGACTCCGAGGCCGACGACCCGGTCGTCGTCGTCAACGCCAACGAGAGCGACGACCGCAACGCGACCGATCGGACGCTGCTCGAGGCCGTGCCGGGCGAGGTACTCGACGGGGCCCTCGCCGTCGCCGAACTGGTCGGTGCCGACGACGTCGTCGTCTACTGTAACGAGAACGACGATCGAGCCCGCGAGCGCGTCCACGAGGCCGCCCGCAACGCCGAGGAGCGATTCGCCGAACGCCTCGACCGGGAGCGCGGACCCGAGGTCGTCGTCGGACCGGATCGGTTCATCGCCGGCGAGCCGACGATGGCCCTCGAGGCCATGGAGGGCAACGACCGCCTCGAGGCTCGCCTCCGGCCGCCGTCGCCGGCCGAGCATGGCCTCTACGGGCGACCGACCGTCGTCCACACCCCGCGGACGATGGCGCAGGCTCGCCGCGCGATGCTCCACCCCGAGGAGTTCGACGCGGACGACGCCGACCCCGGCACCCGGCTGGTCACCGTCACGGGCGACGTCGACGCGGCGGCGACCGTGGAGCTCCCGACCGGCGGGAATCTGGCCGACGCTCGAGAGGCCGTCTCCCTCGAGGGGCAGTTCAAGATGGCCTGCGTCGGCGGCCAGTTCGGCGGGCTCACGCGGTCGCTCTCGCAGTCGCCGTCGGCGCCCGCCCTTGCCGGCGCCGGGCTCGGAACTGAGGGCGTGGTCGAACTATTGAACGAGGACAACTGCGTGCTCGCGACGGCCGGGCGGCGAGCGAACTTCGCGATGGAGTCGAACTGCGGGCGCTGCGTCACCTGTCGCGAGGGTAGTCAGGAACTCACAAACATGCTTCGAGATATCTACGACGGCCATTACCAAGATGCAAAGATACGCGAATTGACCCGCGTGATGGGCGAAACGAGCATCTGCCACTTCGGCCGCACGGCGATCCGCCCGGCCGTCACGGGGATGCGCGAGTTCGAGCGGGAGGTGGCCGCTCACACCGAGGGTCGCTGTCCCAGCGGCGAGTGCGAGGGCGCGATGACGCAGACCGCCGGACACCAGACGGAGGGGAACCGATGA
- a CDS encoding methyltransferase domain-containing protein — MALPTTADEPVDEEQLDELVGMAVNELGVAYYAPLIVIGDRLGLYEALADGGPVSPAELAERTDTVEPYVTEWLNAGAAGGYVTYDPETGRYGLTPEQAALLADKDSPAFLAGGFQGLMGYQRSLSELEAAFRTGEGVGWHEQDADVCHGTERFYRPSYETNLVDEWIPALDGMSARLRDGARVADIGCGHGASTIIMAEAYPDSAFVAVDYHDHSIEVARERAEDAGVADRISFEVATATEYDGADYDLVMMFDAYHDMGDPVGVASHVRETLADDGAWMLVEPFANDQLEKNLNTVSRAFYCASTLACVPNSLAQGGDPVLGAQAGEARLREVITAGGFTRVRRAAETPFNLVLEAKP, encoded by the coding sequence ATGGCACTACCGACTACCGCCGACGAACCGGTCGACGAAGAACAGTTGGATGAACTCGTCGGAATGGCCGTCAACGAACTAGGAGTGGCCTACTACGCGCCGCTGATCGTTATCGGCGACAGGCTCGGCCTCTACGAGGCGTTAGCCGACGGCGGACCGGTCTCGCCTGCCGAGTTGGCCGAGCGGACCGACACCGTGGAACCGTACGTCACCGAGTGGCTCAATGCGGGAGCGGCCGGCGGATACGTCACCTACGATCCTGAGACGGGCCGCTACGGTCTCACACCCGAGCAAGCGGCGCTACTGGCCGATAAAGACAGCCCCGCGTTCCTCGCTGGCGGGTTCCAGGGGCTGATGGGGTACCAGCGGAGCCTCTCGGAGCTCGAAGCCGCCTTCCGAACCGGCGAGGGCGTGGGCTGGCACGAGCAAGACGCAGACGTGTGTCACGGAACTGAACGCTTCTATCGGCCCAGCTACGAGACGAATCTCGTCGACGAGTGGATTCCCGCGCTCGATGGAATGAGCGCGAGGCTCAGGGACGGAGCGCGCGTAGCCGACATCGGCTGCGGTCACGGTGCGTCGACGATTATCATGGCCGAGGCCTACCCCGATTCGGCGTTCGTCGCCGTCGATTACCACGATCACTCGATCGAGGTCGCCCGCGAGCGAGCCGAAGACGCCGGTGTGGCAGACCGCATCAGCTTCGAGGTGGCAACCGCAACGGAGTACGACGGGGCCGACTACGACCTCGTGATGATGTTTGACGCGTACCACGACATGGGTGATCCGGTCGGCGTGGCGTCACACGTCCGGGAGACGCTCGCCGATGACGGAGCGTGGATGTTGGTCGAGCCGTTCGCCAACGATCAGCTCGAGAAGAACCTGAACACGGTGAGCAGGGCGTTCTACTGCGCCTCGACGCTGGCCTGCGTACCGAACTCGCTCGCCCAGGGCGGCGACCCGGTTCTGGGTGCTCAGGCCGGCGAAGCGCGCCTCCGCGAGGTGATCACTGCGGGCGGGTTCACGCGGGTCCGTCGAGCGGCTGAGACGCCGTTCAACCTCGTGCTCGAGGCCAAACCGTGA
- a CDS encoding helix-turn-helix transcriptional regulator — protein MDVPEDDQLTFNPPASPIVEAVMQNARNQQYLGKRLNAAGTRADPDHLGDIVRHGPVLEALRAEPLDRREIEDRLDVSRATSHRLTRWLDEQGFVEKTDGRFRLTGRGEAVTDEVLRFEANVSTVHRMGPLLDVICPHHAEFAIEPMIDSTVTVAEPTVPDRPAERLISLVGESETFRGFNTTHLAPLMIGEFYQRVFDGTEAELIYPPDIAERLRETYPTRVTEAVDRGRLTLRTREKLPYGLALFDERVGLGGYDDDTGLMQVFVDTDSPMAREWAERVYASIQADSTRLDSRIEQ, from the coding sequence ATGGACGTTCCCGAAGACGACCAACTCACGTTCAATCCACCGGCATCGCCGATCGTAGAGGCGGTCATGCAGAACGCGCGGAACCAGCAATACCTCGGTAAGCGCCTCAACGCGGCAGGCACCCGCGCCGACCCGGACCATCTCGGCGACATCGTCCGGCACGGGCCGGTTCTCGAGGCGCTCCGAGCGGAGCCCCTGGATCGCCGCGAGATTGAGGATCGCCTCGACGTTTCGCGGGCGACGAGCCACCGCCTGACGAGGTGGCTCGACGAACAGGGGTTCGTCGAGAAGACGGACGGTCGGTTCCGGTTGACGGGTCGCGGCGAGGCGGTCACCGACGAAGTTCTCCGATTCGAGGCGAACGTGAGCACCGTCCACCGGATGGGACCGCTGTTGGACGTGATCTGTCCGCACCACGCTGAGTTCGCCATCGAACCGATGATCGATTCGACCGTGACGGTCGCTGAACCGACCGTCCCGGACCGACCTGCCGAGCGGTTGATCTCGCTCGTCGGCGAGTCGGAAACGTTCCGGGGGTTCAACACGACGCATCTGGCGCCGCTGATGATCGGCGAGTTCTACCAGCGAGTATTTGACGGCACCGAAGCTGAACTCATTTACCCACCGGACATCGCCGAGAGGCTGCGTGAAACGTATCCGACCCGCGTGACTGAGGCGGTCGATCGTGGACGGTTGACCCTCCGGACTCGCGAGAAACTCCCGTACGGACTCGCGCTCTTCGACGAACGCGTCGGACTCGGCGGATACGACGACGACACAGGGCTGATGCAGGTGTTCGTCGACACGGACTCGCCCATGGCCCGCGAGTGGGCCGAACGGGTCTACGCGTCGATTCAGGCGGACTCTACGCGACTCGACAGTCGGATAGAGCAGTGA